One segment of Coriobacteriia bacterium DNA contains the following:
- a CDS encoding GlsB/YeaQ/YmgE family stress response membrane protein, with the protein MGILTWILIGLVAGVLAKLIMGDRFGWIVTIVLGIVGSFVGGFVFGLFGGSGVSGFNLPSILVATIGAIIVLFIYGLIARRK; encoded by the coding sequence GTGGGCATTCTGACGTGGATTCTCATCGGCTTGGTTGCTGGCGTGCTCGCCAAGCTAATCATGGGTGACAGGTTCGGCTGGATCGTCACGATCGTGCTGGGAATCGTCGGCTCGTTCGTTGGAGGCTTCGTCTTCGGTCTGTTCGGCGGATCTGGCGTAAGCGGCTTCAACTTGCCGTCGATTCTGGTCGCGACGATCGGTGCCATCATCGTGCTGTTCATCTACGGGCTGATCGCCCGCCGCAAGTAA